A stretch of Colletotrichum lupini chromosome 2, complete sequence DNA encodes these proteins:
- a CDS encoding mold-specific protein MS95, whose translation MSYGGNDDSNYGSSRRDNEDSYGTSGTTGGFGSSRRDNDNDNSFGSSTRRDNDDSYGSSNTGRSGNDSSYGSSTRRDNDTSDSYGSSGLSSSRRDNDTSDSYGSSRRDNDNDNSYGSSRKSDNDTYGSGNKTSSYGDDSTSSNLAGADSLSYGNTSSSRRDNDNSDSYGSSGNTGSYGSSRRDNDNDNSYGSSTTRRDNDDSYGSSGNTGSYGSSRKDNEDSYGSSGNTGSYGSSRRDNDNDNSYGSSGNTGSYGSSGRDNDTSDSYGSSNKSGGDSKVGKFLEKAGDLLNSDKLESKGQSKRENAGYGNNNDDY comes from the exons ATGTCTTACGGCGGCAACGACgac TCCAACTACGGTTCCTCCCGCAGGGACAACGAGGACAGCTACGGCACCTCGGGAACCACCGGCGGCTTCGGCTCCTCGCGCCGTGACAACGACAACGACAACAGCTTCGGCTCCTCCACCCGCCGCGACAACGACGACTCGTACGGCTCCTCCAACACGGGCCGCAGCGGTAACGACTCGAGCTACGGCTCGTCGACCCGTCGTGACAACGACACCTCGGACAGCTACGGCTCCTCGGGGCTGAGCTCGTCTCGCAGGGACAACGATACCTCGGACTCGTACGGCTCTTCTCGCCGCGACAACGACAATGACAACAGCTACGGCTCCTCCCGCAAGTCGGACAACGACACCTACGGCTCCGGCAACAAGACCTCGTCCTACGGAGACGACTCCACCTCCTCCAACCTCGCCGGCGCCGACTCCCTCTCATACGGCAACACCAGCTCCAGCCGCCGCGACAACGACAACTCGGACAGCTACGGCTCCTCCGGCAACACTGGATCCTACGGATCTTCCCGCAGGGACAACGACAACGATAACAGCTACGGCTCCTCCACCACCCGCCGTGACAACGACGACAGCTATGGATCGTCAGGTAACACCGGCTCCTACGGCTCCTCCCGCAAGGATAACGAGGACAGCTACGGCTCCTCCGGTAACACTGGATCCTACGGCTCCTCCCGCAGGGACAACGACAACGACAACAGCTACGGATCGTCTGGCAACACGGGATCCTACGGCAGCAGTGGCAGGGACAACGACACCTCCGACTCGTacggcagcagcaacaagagCGGCGGCGACAGCAAGGTCGGCAAGTTCCTCGAGAAGGCGGGTGATTTGCTCAACAGCGACAAGCTCGAGTCCAAGGGCCAGTCGAAGCGTGAGAACGCCGGGTACGGGAACAACAACGATGACTACTAG
- a CDS encoding phosphatidylinositol-specific phospholipase C, which yields MADAAAPTAPAAATAPAAAPLPQGTIVSATSDPSKPSLRYQAGGGASETERTVKTLGDSVIPHLTKIFNVHAGQDDKKWHKEQIASFVKNVQAEETPECLVANTSEAAAAGGAAASPPEELDFNGFLNYMTSSASAITRPVHEEDLSYPLSSYFISSSHNTYLTGNQLYSESSTDAYRNVLVRGCRCIEIDVWDGDDSDNEDGTSVSSSDEEAVAAAAASGQAKPKKEKRSKLAMLRDKMPGSLASRLEKTSLGKKMDERIEKSTSPPTETATTRSAGTTAAPAPSTATATASAAESTAASTTPKETALGTEQPPLQKTPSPRMFPIEPQVFHGYTLTKEVPFRHVCETIRAYGFHSADTPLIVSLEVHCSAEQQEIMVKIMEDTWAGLLVPTPDVDAPELPRPADLMGKILVKVKYAPPPGGSGVTGAQDEDSEEDGKTTPPAPPPPKSKKAAAKPSKIIQALSRLGVYTRGVSFKSLTQPEASMPTHIFSLSEKGVMEVHEKQGDALFHHNRHYLMRAYPSGLRIGSSNLDAAVFWRRGIQIVALNWQNWDEGMMLNEGMFAGTKGYVLKPEGYRCLKTGSTPDPSSPTTPQITYKTLDLQIDVLAAQNLPLPPGDTRISGFKPYVKVEIHVESPEERLPGAHIKDDGREREGEYKAKTKSNRGVDPDFKGESLQFAGVPGVVEALTFVRFTVRDDEIGRDDLAAWAAVRLDRLRAGYRFVHLMDCEGRLTDGVVLVRVTKKLT from the exons ATGGCGGACGCAGCAGCACCAACAGCGCCGGCAGCGGCAACAGCACCGGCAGCAGCCCCCCTACCCCAGGGCACCATCGTGTCCGCAACATCGGACCCTTCCAAGCCCTCGCTGCGATACCAGGCCGGCGGCGGTGCCAGCGAGACGGAGCGCACCGTCAAGACGCTCGGCGACTCGGTCATACCGCACCTGACAAAGATCTTCAACGTCCACGCCGGCCAGGACGACAAGAAGTGGCACAAGGAGCAGATTGCCTCGTTTGTGAAGAACGTCCAGGCCGAGGAGACGCCCGAGTGCCTGGTGGCCAACACATctgaagcagcagcagcaggaggAGCAGCAGCATCACCGCCAGAGGAACTCGACTTCAACGGCTTCCTCAACTACATGACCTCGTCCGCCTCGGCCATTACCAGACCCGTTCACGAGGAGGACCTGTCGTACCCGCTCTCTAGCTACTTTATCAGCTCCAGCCACAACACCTACCTGACGGGAAACCAGCTGTACAGCGAGTCGAGCACTGACGCGTACAGGAACGTGCTGGTGAGGGGGTGCCGGTGTATCGAGATTGACGTCTGGGACGGCGACGACTCGGACAATGAGGATGGCACGTCAGTGAGCAGCAGTGACGAGGAGGCCGTTGCCGCGGCTGCTGCTTCGGGGCAGGCGAAGccgaagaaggagaagaggaGCAAGCTTGCGATGCTCAGGGATAAGATGCCCGGGTCGCTGGCGAGTAGGCTGGAGAAGACTTCGTTGGGGAAGAAGATGGATGAGAGGATTGAAAAGTCTACGAGCCCGCCGACGGAGACGGCCACCACCCGGTCAGCTGGCACTACTGCCGCTCCCGCTCCATCTACGGCTACGGCTACCGCCTCTGCCGCGGAGAGCACCGCCGCTTCAACCACCCCCAAGGAAACGGCACTCGGGACGGAGCAACCGCCGTTGCAAAAGACCCCTTCGCCGAGGATGTTCCCCATCGAACCCCAGGTCTTCCACGGCTACACCCTCACCAAGGAGGTGCCCTTCCGGCATGTCTGCGAGACGATCCGCGCCTATGGTTTCCACTCGGCCGACACGCCCCTCATTGTCAGTCTCGAAGTGCACTGCAGCGCCGAGCAGCAGGAGATCATGGTGAAGATCATGGAGGATACCTGGGCTGGCCTGCTCGTTCCCACCCCGGACGTCGACGCCCCCGAGCTGCCGCGGCCTGCGGACCTAATGGGCAAGATCCTCGTGAAAGTCAAGTACGCACCACCGCCGGGGGGCTCTGGCGTGACTGGCGCGCAGGACGAAGACTCGGAGGAGGACGGCAAGACCACGCCACcggcaccaccaccaccaaaaaGCAAAAAGGCGGCGGCGAAACCGTCCAAAATCATCCAGGCGCTCAGCAGGCTGGGCGTCTACACCCGCGGCGTGTCCTTCAAGTCCCTCACGCAGCCCGAGGCCTCGATGCCGACGCACATCTTCTCGCTGTCGGAGAAGGGCGTCATGGAGGTGCACGAGAAGCAGGGAGACGCGCTCTTCCACCACAATCGGCACTACCTGATGCGCGCGTACCCGTCGGGCCTGCGCATCGGGTCGTCCAACCTCGACGCGGCCGTCTTCTGGCGCAGGGGCATCCAGATTGTTGCGCTCAACTGGCAGAACTGGGACGAGGGGATGATGCTCAACGAGGGCATGTTTGCGGGTACCAAGGGTTATGTTTTGAAGCCTGAGG GATACCGTTGCCTCAAAACCGGATCTACCCCAGACCCGTCCTCGCCCACCACCCCGCAAATCACCTACAAAACCCTCGACCTCCAGATCGACGTCCTCGCAGCCCAGAACCTGCCCCTCCCGCCAGGCGACACCCGCATCTCGGGCTTCAAGCCCTACGTCAAGGTCGAGATCCACGTCGAGTCCCCCGAGGAGCGTCTCCCGGGCGCACATATCAAGGACGACGGCCGCGAGCGCGAGGGCGAGTACAAGGCCAAGACCAAGTCGAACCGCGGCGTCGACCCGGATTTCAAGGGGGAGAGCTTGCAGTTCGCGGGGGTACCGGGCGTGGTCGAGGCGCTGACGTTTGTGAGGTTCACCGTTAGGGACGACGAGATTGGGCGGGATGATCTGGCTGCGTGGGCGGCGGTGCGGTTGGATCGGTTGAGGGCCGGGTATAGGTTTGTGCATCTTATGGATTGCGAGGGACGGTTGACGGACGGGGTTGTGCTTGTGAGGGTTACCAAGAAGTTGACGTGA
- a CDS encoding legume-like lectin family protein, translating to MWFKQSLSALWLAAIALGTAKADDGEVKSIALRTHSLNQPYLDSDMASRWYDFGGDTIIRTDSYIRLTSDRPSQTGWLFSRVPLTATNWEIEVEFKIHGKNQLYGDGFAMWITKNRGQAGPVFGSPDNFDGLGIFFDTYKNNRPGTVFPYVMAMFGDGKTSYDKDNDGKNTELAGCSARGIRHASVPTKAKVTYFQDKLLKLELQYKTEGDWTLCFETNEPPAIPQIAYLGFSAETGELSDNHDIISVQAKNLYTTQTGKGTSKTTPGSGKGKKGSSSIKKDSGSGGSWTWTFFKVFLFFGVLGGGYVGYTAWRAKNDKRHRF from the exons ATGTGGTTCAAGCAGTCCCTTTCGGCCCTGTGGCTGGCCGCAATCGCCTTGGGCACCGCAAAGGCGGATGATGGAGAAGTCAAGAGCATTGCG CTCCGAACGCACTCCCTAAACCAG CCCTACCTCGATTCCGATATGGCAAGTCGGTGGTACGACTTTGGCGGAGACACAATCATCAGGACGGACTC CTACATCCGATTGACATCCGACCGCCCGTCGCAGACCGGCTGGCTCTTCTCGAGAGTGCCTCTGACAGCGACCAACTGGGAGATTGAGGTCGAGTTCAAGATTCACGGCAAGAACCAGCTCTACGGCGACGGCTTCGCCATGTGGATCACCAAGAACCGCGGCCAGGCGGGACCCGTCTTTGGCAGCCCTGACAACTTTGACGGCCTCGGCATCTTCTTCGACACATACAAGAACAACCGCCCCGGCACCGTCTTCCCCTACGTCATGGCCATGTTCGGCGACGGCAAGACCTCCTACGACAAGGACAACGATGGCAAGAACACGGAGCTCGCCGGCTGCTCCGCGCGCGGCATTCGCCACGCCAGTGTGCCCACCAAGGCCAAGGTCACATACTTCCAGGACAAGCTCCTCAAGCTGGAGCTGCAGTACAAGACCGAAGGCGACTGGACCCTCTGCTTCGAGACCAACGAGCCCCCTGCGATTCCCCAGATCGCCTACCTCGGCTTCAGCGCCGAGACGGGCGAGCTCAGCGACAACCACGACATCATCTCGGTGCAGGCCAAGAACCTCTACACGACGCAGACCGGCAAGGGGACCAGTAAGACGACCCCCGGCAGCGGCAAGGGCAAGAAGGGATCTTCCTCGATCAAGAAGgacagcggcagcggcggcagcTGGACGTGGACTTTCTTCAaggtcttcctcttctttggCGTCCTCGGCGGCGGCTACGTCGGTTACACTGCCTGGAGAGCAAAGAACGACAAGAGACATCGTTTCTAA
- a CDS encoding mitochondrial import inner membrane translocase subunit TIM13, which produces MESTTVKNAVMKQVLQEANLANARVLIEKLQENCFEKCVPKPGSSLSSGETTCMTSCMEKYMSAWNQVNQAYIARIKQESSNPSL; this is translated from the exons ATGGAGTCCACAACTGTCAAGAATGCCGTCATGAAGCAGGTCCTCCAGGAGGCAAACCTGGCCAACGCCCGCGTCCTCATTGAG AAACTCCAAGAGAACTGCTTTGAGAAGTGTGTGCCCAAGCCCGGCAGCTCCCTGTCCAGCGGCGAGACGACCTGCATGACCTCGTGCATGGAGAAGTACATGTCGGCGTGGAACCAGGTCAACCAAGCCTACATTGCACGGATAAAGCAGGAGTCCAGCAACCCCAGCCTTTAA
- a CDS encoding coiled-coil domain-containing protein 55 encodes MSKPGLSFGLNLGKKPGASKPAPGKRKPFGATAFGGGDDDSDNDAPNSGTKIESLDELGGLEVDSSSSRQDSGGRKSKLKSKNALPTQPPASRTKKQESAMFGDLSGSLTSKKHAEAAEELDPSVYDYDGVYESFKPQKKTTKEDVERKPKYMKSLLAAADVRKRDALIAEEKKIAREREAEGEEYADKEKFVTEAYKKQQEENRRIEEEERRREEEEAKKNKTGGMSAFYKNLLNKGEERHAEVVRAAEDKAKAGPAVQEEDDTSKEKSEADVAREINQKGGAVAVNEDGQVVDKRQLLRGGLNVGAKKEAQVREEAARPRESRPERSAGTGFVGSGGKGAMRERQTRMLEAQLEAALKRSREEEDAEREKVERVTKTRKTEGEISSAKERYLARKREAEEAKKKGLAE; translated from the coding sequence ATGAGCAAACCAGGCTTATCGTTCGGCCTTAACTTAGGCAAGAAGCCCGGCGCATCCAAACCTGCGCCTGGAAAACGGAAGCCATTCGGCGCCACAGCGtttggcggcggcgacgacgacTCCGACAACGATGCACCCAACTCAGGAACCAAGATCGAGTCGTTAGACGAGCTAGGCGGTCTTGAAGTCGACTCCTCTTCCAGCAGACAAGACAGCGGAGGGAGGAAGAGCAAGCTCAAGAGCAAGAATGCCCTGCCGACACAACCGCCCGCGAGCAGAACCAAGAAGCAGGAGAGCGCCATGTTTGGCGACCTCTCGGGCTCGCTCACGTCCAAGAAGCACGCCGAGGCGGCGGAGGAGCTCGACCCGAGCGTGTACGACTACGATGGCGTGTACGAATCGTTTAAGCCGCAGAAGAAGACGACCAAGGAAGACGTGGAGAGGAAGCCCAAGTACATGAAGAGCCTGCTCGCGGCGGCCGACGTGCGGAAACGGGATGCGCTGATTgcggaggagaagaagattgCGAGGGAGCGGGAGGCTGAGGGCGAAGAGTATGCGGATAAGGAAAAGTTTGTCACGGAGGCGTATAAGAAGCAGCAGGAGGAGAACCGGCGgatcgaggaggaggagaggaggcgggaggaggaggaggccaaGAAGAACAAGACGGGCGGCATGAGCGCTTTTTACAAGAATCTCTTGAACAAGGGCGAAGAGAGGCATGCCGAGGTTGTGAGAGCGGCCGAGGACAAGGCCAAGGCCGGTCCGGCGGtacaagaagaagacgatACATCGAAAGAGAAGTCTGAGGCCGATGTGGCGCGAGAGATCAACCAGAAAGGCGGCGCCGTTGCCGTCAACGAAGACGGGCAGGTGGTGGACAAGCGACAGCTGCTCAGGGGCGGTCTCAACGTCGGGGCTAAGAAGGAAGCGCAGGTCAGGGAGGAGGCTGCGCGGCCGAGGGAGAGCAGGCCGGAGCGCAGCGCCGGCACAGGTTTCGTCGGCTCCGGCGGCAAAGGCGCGATGCGGGAGCGGCAGACGAGGATGCTCGAGGCGCAGTTGGAGGCTGCCCTTAAACGGTCccgcgaggaggaggacgcgGAGCGCGAAAAGGTCGAGCGGGTCACCAAGACGAGGAAGACGGAGGGCGAGATCTCGAGTGCCAAGGAGCGGTACCTGGCGAGAAAGCGCGAGGCGGAGGaggcgaagaagaagggccTGGCGGAGTAA